Proteins found in one Lutimonas zeaxanthinifaciens genomic segment:
- a CDS encoding ABC transporter ATP-binding protein, translating into MTEKKENKKVIGKVYDVKLFARLMRYARNYRLQFAISVIAVLSVALLAAVRPVLLKTIIDDFIFSKNKEQLVIYIGLMLLVLCFEVIFQFLFIYFANWLGQSIIKDMRVQLFEHLLRFKMKYFNTSAVGKLVTRVVSDIETIASVFGQGLFMIISDLLKMLVVALVMLYMNWQLALIVFAILPILIFATKIFQKAMKSAFQEVRTEVANLNSFVQERITGMRIIQLFSREKIEYEKFRSINEKHKKAWIRTVWYNSIFFPIAEILPSIAIGLVVWYGGLNAAMNNSVTAGEIISFIMMNNMLFRPLRQIADKFNTLQMGMVAAERVFKIVDAEETEVDQGEITVENFKGKVSFDDVHFSYIPGEEVIKGISFDVNPGETVAIVGATGAGKSTIINLLNRFYNIDSGTIKIDDVVLSDYNLHSLRAQIAVVLQDVFLFSDSIFNNITLRDDSVTREEVESSAKIIGIHDFIMSLPGGYDYNVKERGVMLSVGQRQLIAFLRASVSKPGILILDEATSSIDAHSEKLIQDATEKITKNRTSIIIAHRLATIQKADKIIVMDQGKIVEQGTHTELLEKKGYYSNLYNIQFAQKKAS; encoded by the coding sequence ATGACTGAAAAGAAAGAAAATAAAAAAGTGATCGGTAAGGTTTATGACGTCAAGCTATTTGCGAGGCTGATGCGTTATGCGAGAAATTACAGACTACAGTTTGCAATCTCGGTGATAGCCGTGCTTTCGGTGGCTTTGCTGGCCGCTGTACGACCGGTTCTTTTGAAAACTATAATTGATGATTTCATTTTCTCAAAAAATAAAGAGCAACTTGTTATTTACATCGGCTTAATGCTGCTTGTTCTTTGTTTTGAAGTTATATTTCAGTTTTTATTCATTTATTTTGCCAACTGGCTGGGTCAAAGTATTATAAAGGATATGAGGGTGCAGCTTTTTGAGCATCTTCTTCGCTTTAAAATGAAGTATTTCAACACTTCGGCTGTCGGAAAATTAGTAACACGTGTTGTGTCTGATATTGAAACTATTGCAAGTGTATTCGGACAGGGCCTTTTTATGATCATATCTGACCTTTTGAAGATGCTCGTTGTGGCATTGGTCATGCTTTATATGAACTGGCAGCTGGCCTTGATCGTATTTGCGATTTTGCCAATACTGATTTTCGCGACGAAGATCTTTCAAAAAGCAATGAAGTCTGCTTTTCAGGAAGTCAGAACTGAAGTTGCCAATTTGAATAGTTTTGTTCAGGAGAGGATAACAGGTATGCGTATCATACAACTGTTTTCACGGGAGAAGATAGAATATGAAAAATTTAGAAGTATTAATGAGAAGCACAAGAAGGCCTGGATCAGGACGGTTTGGTACAATTCAATTTTTTTCCCGATCGCAGAGATCCTTCCTTCAATAGCCATCGGCCTGGTAGTTTGGTACGGAGGATTGAACGCAGCTATGAACAATTCTGTTACAGCGGGTGAGATTATCAGTTTTATAATGATGAATAACATGTTGTTCAGGCCTTTGAGACAGATTGCCGATAAGTTCAATACCCTCCAAATGGGGATGGTGGCAGCAGAACGTGTTTTTAAAATAGTTGACGCAGAAGAGACTGAGGTGGATCAGGGTGAGATCACAGTTGAAAATTTCAAAGGAAAAGTAAGTTTTGATGATGTCCATTTTAGCTATATCCCGGGAGAAGAGGTAATTAAAGGCATTTCATTTGATGTAAATCCCGGGGAAACCGTGGCGATCGTTGGAGCAACAGGAGCCGGTAAATCGACAATTATTAACTTATTGAACCGTTTCTACAACATCGATAGCGGTACTATCAAGATTGATGACGTTGTACTTTCTGATTATAACTTGCATTCTTTAAGAGCTCAAATCGCGGTGGTATTACAGGACGTATTTTTGTTTTCTGACAGTATCTTTAACAATATAACCTTAAGGGATGATTCCGTGACTCGGGAGGAGGTAGAATCTTCAGCCAAAATTATCGGGATTCACGATTTTATTATGTCTCTTCCGGGAGGATATGATTATAATGTCAAGGAAAGGGGGGTAATGCTCTCAGTTGGTCAGCGGCAATTAATTGCATTTCTGAGAGCCTCGGTCAGTAAACCCGGTATTTTGATCCTTGATGAGGCAACATCTTCAATTGACGCTCATTCTGAGAAGCTTATTCAAGATGCCACAGAAAAAATAACAAAGAACAGAACTTCGATTATTATCGCGCACAGACTGGCAACGATCCAGAAGGCTGATAAGATCATCGTCATGGATCAGGGAAAAATTGTAGAGCAGGGTACGCATACTGAACTACTCGAAAAGAAAG